GGAGCTGTCGCGGTTAGTTCTTTAACTATTACTGAAATGCGTTGTTTGCTTGCACGTAGGCGTCGAAATAATGAGATATCACCAACACTTGAAATGAAAATTTTTGCAACGATGCAAGAAGATCTTCGTCAAGGTTATTTAGTACGCCATAGTGTTAATGACTCTCACTTAGAAGCGGCAACTAATTTATTAATTACACTTATAAATGTGCCACTGCGGACACTAGATGCTTTGCATTTAGCGCTTATAGTTGATTATCAAGCAAACGGTGTGGCTACGTCTGATTTAATTATGGTGCAGGCAGCGCAAGCTTTAAATATTGCGACTAAGCTATTTGCTAAAAAGCCATCTAAGCAGTCTAACAAGGTAAAACGAAAACCTCATTGAATTTATTTACAAAGTACGCCCAACTGCTGCAGCTACAGCTTTGGCTTGCTGCATAAGAGTAGCAAATTGCTGTAAGTCTAATGTTTGTGGCCCATCGCTGATCGCTTGTTCAGGATTGGGATGCGCTTCAATGATTAATGCGTCAGCACCGGCGGCAATAGCAGCTAAGGACATGCTGCCAATTAAAGAACGTTTACCTGTACCATGAGAGGGATCTACAACTACCGGTAAATGTGTCCACTGCTTAAGCACTGGAACTGCAGATAAATCAAGAGTATTGCGAGTAGCTTTTTCAAAAGTGCGAATACCGCGTTCGCATAACATTACTTGGCGATTGCCTTGGGCTAAAATATATTCAGCAGCTAAACACATTTCTTCAAGCGTTGCCGCAAGTCCACGTTTAAGCAATACGGGTTTGCCAGCTAACCCGACTTCACGTAATAAATTGTAGTTTTGCATATTACGTGCACCGATTTGTAATATGTCAGCATATTTTGCTACAAGCTCAACATCTATTACTGACATCACTTCAGTAACAATGGGCATTGAAGTTACATCACGAGCAGCAGCTAAATATTTAAGCCCAGTTTCAGCCAGACCTTGAAAGGCATAAGGACTAGTACGAGGTTTAAAAGCGCCCCCACGCAGGATATGACCCCCAGCCGCTTTGATAGCTTGAGCAGTGGTAACTAATTGTTGTTCGTTTTCGACTGCACAGGGGCCAGCCATTACCACAATTTGTTGACCACCAATAATAACACCACCTGGCAGCATGATTTGGGTTGGATCAGATTGAAAGTCGCGTGAAGCTAATTTAAAAGGTTTGAGAATTGGTACAATTTGCTCAACCCCCGCAAGGGCGGCAAAAGGCGCAGGGTCAATACTGCGGTCATCGCCAACCACACCAATAACGGTACGTTCAGCCCCTTGGGAAATATGGGCTTTAAGGCCGTTTGCTTCGATACGTTTTACTATCTGTTCACGTTGTGCGTCTGAGGCATCATGAGTTAGCACGATAATCATAAATTTTTCTCAATCCTTATCTTGGTTAAGTTTTTGTTGTACTATTTGAGCAATGTTTTCAGGGGTGAAACCAAATTTTGCTGCCAGGTCTTTTTCAGGGGCGGAAGCGCCAAAATGATCAATACCGATAGCAACCCCTGAGTCACCAAGCCATTTATGCCATCCTAAGGTTACCCCAGCTTCAAGTGAAATGCGCAATTTAACTTGTGGCAATATTACACTTTGACGGTAGTTTTCATCTTGGGCAGCAAAAACTTCCCACGAAGGCATTGAAATAACCCGAGTCATAATGCCTTTGCTAGCCAGCAAATCTTGAGTTGCTAAAGCTAATGCAATTTCAGATCCAGTGGCAATGATCTGTGCCGCAGGCGTGCCATTGCTATTGTCACGTAAAACATAAGCACCTTTATCAAGACCACTGGCGGCTGCGAATTTGTTACGATCGAGCACGGGTAGATTTTGCCGTGATAATACAATTACGGTCGGGCCTTGGGTGTGCAACATTGCAAAACGCCAAGCTTGCGCAGCTTCAGTGGCATCAGCAGGGCGCAGCGTTACTAAGCCCGGAATAGCCCTTAGAGACATTAAGTGTTCAATTGGTTGATGGGTAGGTCCATCTTCACCAAGCCATACTGAGTCATGAGTAAAAACAAAAACAACTGGTAACTGACTTAAAGCAGCCAAGCGAATTGCTGGGCGCATATAGTCAGAAAAAGTAAAGAAGGTGGCGGTGTAACAACGCAAACCACGATGATAAGCGATGCCGTTAGCAATAGAACCCATAGCATGCTCACGTACGCCATAGTGGATATTGCGACCTGTCCCAGTTTTGCCATTAAAACTGGCGCCGTCTTTAATCACCGTATTAGTTGAACCACCTAAGTCAGCATCGCCACCAATAAGAAAAGGAACGTTTTTAGCGATAGCATTAAGTGTTTGGCCAGCGGCAGTACGAGTGGCGATTTTACTATCAGCAGAAAAGCTGGGTAAGTCTTTATCAAAGTCGGCGCTAGGCAAACCAGCTTGGGCTTGTTTCCATAACGTTGCTAGTTCTGGGTAAGCTTTTTCATACGCAGCAAAACGCTCATTCCATTGTTTTTGGGCGGCTTCACCACGTTTTATGGCCGAACGTAAATGGGTGGTAGCATCAGCAGGAACCGCAAATGATTTTTCGGGATCAAACCCAAGAGCTTGTTTGGTTAGTTTTGTCTCGTCTACCCCAAGTGGGCTACCATGGGCTTTACAGTTACCGGCTTTGTTTGGTGAGCCAAAGCCTAAAGTTGTACGCACAATAATTAAATGTGGTTTGCCAATAACAGTTTTAGCTTCTGCGATAGCATCACTAATAGCTTTAAGGTCAGTGTCACCGTTTTTAACTTCAAGCACATGCCAGCCATATGCTTGGTAGCGCTTGGCGACATCTTCGGTTAAGGTATCAGATGTTGGACCATCAAGAGTTACATCGTTAGCATCATAAAGATAAATTAACTTTTCAAGACCTAAATGACCGGCCAAGGACGCAGCTTCAGCGCTGACGCCTTCCATTAAATCGCCATCAGATACCAATGCGTAAGTATAATGGTCAACAATGGTGTGGTTAGGTCGGTTAAACATTGCAGCCAAGGAACGTTCAGCTATAGCCATGCCAACTGCATTAGCGCTACCTTGGCCTAAGGGGCCGGTAGTAGCTTCGACGCCTGGGGTGATGTGGGTTTCTGGATGACCTGGAGTACGACTGCCCAATTGACGAAAAGCTTTTAAATCATCAAGGCTAAGGTCATAGCCGGTAAGATGCAACAAAGCGTACAATAAGGCACTACCATGGCCAGCAGACAATACAAAACGGTCGCGGTCGGCCCATAAGGGATCGGATGGATTGTGCTTTAAATGCCATTGCCAGAGAGCATATGCCATAGGAGCAGCACCTAAGGGCAGTCCGGGATGACCTGATTTTGCGCGCTCGACTATATCAACGGCTAAAATACGAATCGTATTAACGCAGAGATTATCAATAATATGTTGTGTCATGTTACTTTCCTCACTTAGCGCTCATTTCTATATCGCATTAAGGTGATAAATCTATAGAGATGCATTGATTTTTGTATGTGCTATTTTTGCAGATTGGGTGTAAGGTGACCTTTGAAGCATGAACAGAAAATGCCTGCAAGAAATCTATGCTCCTGAAAATGCCTGTTTTGGGTGTGGACCTGCTAATAAGCAAGGTTTGCAACTGCGTAGTTTTGAAGATGGCGATATGTTTGTAGCCAAGTGGCAGCCGCAAACACACCATGAAGCTTATCCAGATGTATTAGCTGGTGGCATAATTGGTACTTTACTTGATTGTCATAGCACTTGGAGTGCGGCAATCCATATGATGCGTATACGTCAACAACCGTTTCCGCCCTGTACAGTTACTTCTTCGTACGCAGTTAAACTCTTATGGCCAGTACCCACCAGTATCCCTGTGCATATTTTTGCACGCGTTATAGAAAGCTCAATTGACCGCTGCACAGTTGAAGCCACTTTAACTTCTGACACGCGAGTATGCGCATCTTGTCGAGGTCTTTTTATTGCGGTTAAGCCAGGTCATCCGGCTTATCATCGTTGGTAATGGCATTTAAAGCTAAACTTCGCGCTTTGATACGAGTGTGATTTAAACCGGCGGCTTTATCTAATAAACGTAATCTCTCAGGTAATTCTAAAGGAAAGGACCATTCATCGTTTCTTCCGCCATGGCTTACTATAATTTTGGCCCAATCTGACCACCAAGGAACGCTAGTGTGGGCTATTGGTTCGATAATTAGTAAACGGGCACCATTTTGTGCCGCGGTTATGAGGTGTTTTAAAAGTTTTTCGCGATTATTAGCGGCTAATTCGTTAGCAGCATAGGCGACTATTAAAGCCACCCCTTTACTACCTCTTGTTGCATTTATTAAATTGCCTTGGTGAACCTCGCCGGTTAAACCAAAATATTGCCAGTTTTGGCGGGCTTCAACGCAGGCCCAGTGATTGTTATCAATACCAAGTAGTAACGGTTGTTGATGATACTCTAGGGCAAGTGCCGCACCTGCTGCACCGGTGCCGCAGCCAAGATCAATGATTTGTTTGCATTTTTGTTCAGTAAAATTAAGAGCGCGAATAATGGCTTGCACAGTTAAAAAATGGAGCGGAGTGTAAAACCAGGCGAAGGCAGCGCGTTTACCGGCGCCATCAAGTGCGGTGCCGTGTTTAAGCTTATGACGCTTACCAACATAAATATTAGATAGGGCGCTAAGCCCGCGGCGAACTTCAGCAAAAGCAAGTTGCTTAAGATGTTTTTTTTCAAGTGCCTGACACCAGTTTAAAAAAGAGTTGCCCATAGTTATTTGTGCTTTTAAAGGTCCAATATTGAGCTGACAAGATCTATACTTGTTTTTAACTCTATAAAATGAATTAAAGAAATGGATAAGGAATAGACAAACCTATGTATATCAATGGCAAACCGTATCGTACGATTAGCAGAGCCAAAAACAGTGTAGAGATTATCGATCAGACATCATTACCTTTTAAGTTTTGCACTTGTCGGTTAAACACACTTGAACAAATAGAGACAGCGATTACAACAATGCAAGTGCGAGGGGCGCCACTTATTGGGGTCACCGCAGCCTATGGGGTGGCGATTGCCGTACAAAATATTGCCACCGACGAATATATTAAAAATGTATGTGAAAAATTATTAGCAACCCGTCCAACGGCAGTTAATCTTGCCTGGGCGCTTAATAAAATGCAGGGAGTGTTGTTGGCATTGCCTTTGACTGTGCGCGCTGCAACGGCGTGGGAGCTAGCAGATCAAATAGCTGAAGAAGATGTTAAATCATGCAAGGCCATTGGTGAGCATGGCCTGCTGTTATTACGGCAACTTTTTGAAAAAAAACCGCAGGCAAAACCTTTAAATATTCTCACCCACTGTAATGCTGGTTGGTTGGCAACTGTCGATTTTGGTACGGCATTGGCGCCAATTTATTTAGCACACGATGCTGGTTTACCGGTGCATGTATGGGTCGATGAAACCAGGCCGCGAAACCAAGGAGCGTCGCTGACCGCTTGGGAGTTAGGTCAACATGGTATTGCCCATACTATTATTGCAGATAATACCGGCGGACATTTAATGCAGAGCGGTGAAGTCGATTTATGTATTGTTGGTGCTGATCGTATCGCTAAAAATGGCGATGTTTGCAATAAAATTGGCACCTATTTAAAAGCGTTAGCAGCTTTTGATAATCAAATTCCGTTTTATGTAGCAGCACCACAAGCAACGATTGATTTAAATCTTGAGCAAGGCGTGGGTGCTATAAACATTGAAGAGCGTAGCGCTGATGAGGTTCATAAATTGCGTGGCATAGATACAAATAATGTAGTTCATGAAGTGAGAGTGACAGCGCCAAATAGTAAAGCCAAGAATTTTGCTTTTGATGTGACTCCGGCGCGTTTAATTTCGGGGATAATTACCGAGGGTGGTGTATTACAGGCGTGCAAAGAGGGATAATAATAAATTATAATAAATATATCAACGACAGGCTTAGATTAATAATGAACTACAGTAATATCGGTTTTATTAAAATCGTTACCCTTAAAAAGCAATGGCTCATTAGTTTCTTTAGCAAGGGCGTAGGCAAAGCAATCACCGTAATTAAGTTTGGCTGGATGTCGGCCTTTGCCATATTGCAAAAATGCATGCCGAGCAATTTCAGCATGTTTAATAGTCACTGGGGTTGAAGAAATGCGACATTTAGCAATGAGTAAGTCAAAATCACGTAAACCTTCATTTCCGGTACGTGTAAACACAACCAAACTTATTTCAAGCCAGTTTGCTGTGGATATTAGTCGTATAGAATCATGAGTAATAGCTTCAGCAATACGTTTGGCTTCTGGCTCTTGTAATAAGATTGCCATAATTGCAGAAGTATCAATAATCATTTTGGCAAACCATTTTTATCATAGAGCATTTCAGCGTGGTTACGTTTATCATCAGCAGGTAGAGAAGCAAAATGACGCCCGATTGCCATTATGTCATCAACTAAAAAAATGGCATCATTAGCTTTTCTTTCAATTTTCTCAAGTCGTTCGCGTAATGCCGTAATAACTGCATTAGTAATGGTTTCACCAGTAAGTTGAGCGACAGTACGGGCTAAGCGATTAGCCTCTGGGTCTTTGATGCTAAGTGGCATGTTTGTTGTATTCCTGTATTCCTAATTATATACCTATCAACCTAATATTGGCAATAAGTGTAGATAAAATAGGTATAGATAACTCGCAATTCTACGCAGTTGTGGCTACCTGCAGAACGACTTTACCAAAATGGCTACTAGCTTGAACTAAACGGTGGGCGGCAGATACTTGTTCTAATGGTATAACCGAGTGAATTACTGGTTTGAGACGGCCTGCAATTAAAGCTTCGCCAAATTTTTGCTTAAATCGTTTTATGATCGCACTTTTGGTTTCAGTTGGTAAAGCCCTAAGAGTTGAACCACGCAGTTGTAAACGGTTACGTACCATGAGAGCAAGGTCGATTTCATTACGGCTGCCACCCATTAAACCAATGATTACTAAACACCCATTAGGACAAAGACAAGCAAGGTTTTGCGCAAGGTATGGAGCACCGATAGAATCAAGTACAACATCAACACCCTTACCGTTTGTTGCATCAATTACTTGATTAACAAAATCACCAGCTTTGTAATCAAGCGCCACAGTGGCACCATGGGTAAGGCAGCGAGCGACTTTTTCAGGACCGCCCGCAGTAACAATGATATGTACGCCAGCTTCACGGCATAGAGTGACAGCCGCAGTGCCTACACCACTGCCACCCCCATGTACCAAAACATAACCATTGTTGGGTGCTTGGCCATATTCAAACAAGTTAAGATAGGCTGTAATAAAGGTTTCCATAAAACCAGCAGCCTGATGGTCATTAAGGGTGTCTGGCACCGGTAGAATTAAGCCGGCATCAGTTACAACTTCTTCGGCATAGCCGCCACCGGTCAGCAAGGCCATGACGCGGGTGCCGATAGCGACGTTATTTACCTGTGGTGCAACTTCGCTGATTGTACCAACGCATTCAAGGCCCAGCAGGGGAGAGGCATTTTCAGGCGGTGGATAAAGGCCACGACGTTGCAGGATGTCGGCTCGATTGACCGAAGTGGCGGTTACTTTGATACGAACTTGGTGATCATAAAGTTTGGGGGAATCAATTTCATTAACAACCAAAACACTCTCGTCACCAGTATGTTCATAAGTAACAGCGCGCATA
The nucleotide sequence above comes from Deltaproteobacteria bacterium. Encoded proteins:
- a CDS encoding type II toxin-antitoxin system VapC family toxin, translating into MNGLWYFDTGALAKWYLNENYSDEVEHFIQQEGAVAVSSLTITEMRCLLARRRRNNEISPTLEMKIFATMQEDLRQGYLVRHSVNDSHLEAATNLLITLINVPLRTLDALHLALIVDYQANGVATSDLIMVQAAQALNIATKLFAKKPSKQSNKVKRKPH
- the aroF gene encoding 3-deoxy-7-phosphoheptulonate synthase, which translates into the protein MIIVLTHDASDAQREQIVKRIEANGLKAHISQGAERTVIGVVGDDRSIDPAPFAALAGVEQIVPILKPFKLASRDFQSDPTQIMLPGGVIIGGQQIVVMAGPCAVENEQQLVTTAQAIKAAGGHILRGGAFKPRTSPYAFQGLAETGLKYLAAARDVTSMPIVTEVMSVIDVELVAKYADILQIGARNMQNYNLLREVGLAGKPVLLKRGLAATLEEMCLAAEYILAQGNRQVMLCERGIRTFEKATRNTLDLSAVPVLKQWTHLPVVVDPSHGTGKRSLIGSMSLAAIAAGADALIIEAHPNPEQAISDGPQTLDLQQFATLMQQAKAVAAAVGRTL
- the tkt gene encoding transketolase, whose protein sequence is MTQHIIDNLCVNTIRILAVDIVERAKSGHPGLPLGAAPMAYALWQWHLKHNPSDPLWADRDRFVLSAGHGSALLYALLHLTGYDLSLDDLKAFRQLGSRTPGHPETHITPGVEATTGPLGQGSANAVGMAIAERSLAAMFNRPNHTIVDHYTYALVSDGDLMEGVSAEAASLAGHLGLEKLIYLYDANDVTLDGPTSDTLTEDVAKRYQAYGWHVLEVKNGDTDLKAISDAIAEAKTVIGKPHLIIVRTTLGFGSPNKAGNCKAHGSPLGVDETKLTKQALGFDPEKSFAVPADATTHLRSAIKRGEAAQKQWNERFAAYEKAYPELATLWKQAQAGLPSADFDKDLPSFSADSKIATRTAAGQTLNAIAKNVPFLIGGDADLGGSTNTVIKDGASFNGKTGTGRNIHYGVREHAMGSIANGIAYHRGLRCYTATFFTFSDYMRPAIRLAALSQLPVVFVFTHDSVWLGEDGPTHQPIEHLMSLRAIPGLVTLRPADATEAAQAWRFAMLHTQGPTVIVLSRQNLPVLDRNKFAAASGLDKGAYVLRDNSNGTPAAQIIATGSEIALALATQDLLASKGIMTRVISMPSWEVFAAQDENYRQSVILPQVKLRISLEAGVTLGWHKWLGDSGVAIGIDHFGASAPEKDLAAKFGFTPENIAQIVQQKLNQDKD
- a CDS encoding PaaI family thioesterase, whose amino-acid sequence is MNRKCLQEIYAPENACFGCGPANKQGLQLRSFEDGDMFVAKWQPQTHHEAYPDVLAGGIIGTLLDCHSTWSAAIHMMRIRQQPFPPCTVTSSYAVKLLWPVPTSIPVHIFARVIESSIDRCTVEATLTSDTRVCASCRGLFIAVKPGHPAYHRW
- a CDS encoding methyltransferase — encoded protein: MGNSFLNWCQALEKKHLKQLAFAEVRRGLSALSNIYVGKRHKLKHGTALDGAGKRAAFAWFYTPLHFLTVQAIIRALNFTEQKCKQIIDLGCGTGAAGAALALEYHQQPLLLGIDNNHWACVEARQNWQYFGLTGEVHQGNLINATRGSKGVALIVAYAANELAANNREKLLKHLITAAQNGARLLIIEPIAHTSVPWWSDWAKIIVSHGGRNDEWSFPLELPERLRLLDKAAGLNHTRIKARSLALNAITNDDKPDDLA
- the mtnA gene encoding S-methyl-5-thioribose-1-phosphate isomerase; protein product: MYINGKPYRTISRAKNSVEIIDQTSLPFKFCTCRLNTLEQIETAITTMQVRGAPLIGVTAAYGVAIAVQNIATDEYIKNVCEKLLATRPTAVNLAWALNKMQGVLLALPLTVRAATAWELADQIAEEDVKSCKAIGEHGLLLLRQLFEKKPQAKPLNILTHCNAGWLATVDFGTALAPIYLAHDAGLPVHVWVDETRPRNQGASLTAWELGQHGIAHTIIADNTGGHLMQSGEVDLCIVGADRIAKNGDVCNKIGTYLKALAAFDNQIPFYVAAPQATIDLNLEQGVGAINIEERSADEVHKLRGIDTNNVVHEVRVTAPNSKAKNFAFDVTPARLISGIITEGGVLQACKEG
- a CDS encoding type II toxin-antitoxin system VapC family toxin; translation: MIIDTSAIMAILLQEPEAKRIAEAITHDSIRLISTANWLEISLVVFTRTGNEGLRDFDLLIAKCRISSTPVTIKHAEIARHAFLQYGKGRHPAKLNYGDCFAYALAKETNEPLLFKGNDFNKTDITVVHY
- a CDS encoding type II toxin-antitoxin system VapB family antitoxin; the protein is MPLSIKDPEANRLARTVAQLTGETITNAVITALRERLEKIERKANDAIFLVDDIMAIGRHFASLPADDKRNHAEMLYDKNGLPK
- a CDS encoding NAD(P)H-quinone oxidoreductase — encoded protein: MRAVTYEHTGDESVLVVNEIDSPKLYDHQVRIKVTATSVNRADILQRRGLYPPPENASPLLGLECVGTISEVAPQVNNVAIGTRVMALLTGGGYAEEVVTDAGLILPVPDTLNDHQAAGFMETFITAYLNLFEYGQAPNNGYVLVHGGGSGVGTAAVTLCREAGVHIIVTAGGPEKVARCLTHGATVALDYKAGDFVNQVIDATNGKGVDVVLDSIGAPYLAQNLACLCPNGCLVIIGLMGGSRNEIDLALMVRNRLQLRGSTLRALPTETKSAIIKRFKQKFGEALIAGRLKPVIHSVIPLEQVSAAHRLVQASSHFGKVVLQVATTA